A window from Theropithecus gelada isolate Dixy chromosome 1, Tgel_1.0, whole genome shotgun sequence encodes these proteins:
- the CC2D1B gene encoding coiled-coil and C2 domain-containing protein 1B isoform X3, translating to MPGPRPRKGPQARGQGVAAAKQMGLFMEFGPEDMLLGIDEAEDDEDLEAELLALTGEAQTTGKKPAPKGQAPLPMAHIEKLAADCMRDVEEEEEEEGLEEDAELLTELQEVLGVDEETEPLDGNEAAGPGGSEEEKGLEDTEPPVQTAVLTASAPAAQAGASQGLHTLLEERIRNYQEAAASAKEAGEAAKARRCERGLKTLESQLAAVRRGRKINEDEIPPPVALGKRPLVPQEPANRSPEADPPAPPALESDNPSQPETSLPGVSAQPISDSDPDPRALLSSRQREYKVAALSAKRAGELDRARELMRIGKRFGAVLEALEKGQPVDLSAMPPAPEDLKPRQPSQAPTAPSVIPPAVERVQPVMAPDIPATPVAPTESQTVLDALQQRLNKYREAGIQARSGGDERKARMHERIAKQYQDAIRAHRAGRKVNFAELPVPPGFPPIPGLEPTMGVEEDSVAATLAAAEKLASAEDTGPADEDEDEGEPPAQAPVAKKPARPAVPSSQPLPEPKASSSKESPSPSVREQLALLEARKLQYQRAALQAKRSQDLEQAKAHLRVAKCLEAQIIQARAGRPVDLSKVPSPLTDEEGDFILIHHEDLRLSQKVEEVYAQLQKMLLEQQEKCLLFSKQFMHQGNVAETTRFEKLAQDRRKQLEILQLAQAQGLDPPSHHFELKTFQTVRIFSELNSTEMHLIIVRGMNLPAPPGVTPDDLDAFVRFEFHYPNSDQAQKSKTAVVKNTNSPEFDQLFKLNINRNHRGFKRVIQSKGIKFEIFHKGSFFRSDKLVGTAHLKLERLENECEIREIVEVLDGRKPTGGKLEVKPMASTRRGVRPRLCRS from the exons ATGCCAGGGCCAAGACCTCGGAAGGGCCCTCAGGCCAGAGGCCAAGGGGTGGCCGCTGCCAAGCAG ATGGGGCTGTTTATGGAGTTTGGCCCTGAGGACATGCTGCTGGGCATAGATGAGGCTGAAGATGATGAGGACCTGGAGGCTGAGCTGTTGGCTCTCACAGGGGAAGCACAAACTACAGGCAAGAAGCCAGCACCCAAGGGGCAGG CCCCCCTGCCCATGGCCCACATCGAGAAGTTGGCAGCAGACTGTATGCGggatgtggaggaggaggaggaggaggaagggctggAGGAAGATGCAGAGCTGCTG ACGGAGCTGCAGGAGGTCTTAGGTGTGGACGAGGAGACTGAGCCCCTGGATGGTAATGAGGCAGCTGGCCCAGGCGGCTCTGAGGAGGAGAAGGGCCTAGAAGACACTGAACCTCCAGTGCAGACAGCTGTCCTGACAGCTTCAGCCCCAGCAGCTCAG GCCGGAGCATCTCAGGGGCTACACACTTTGCTGGAGGAACGAATTCGCAACTACCAAGAGGCTGCGGCCAGCGCCAAAGAGGCAGGCGAAGCCGCCAAAGCTAGGCGCTGTGAGCGCGGCCTGAAG ACCTTGGAGTCGCAGCTAGCCGCTGTGAGGAGAGGCAGAAAGATCAATGAGGATGAGATCCCACCTCCAGTGGCCTTAGGAAAGCGGCCCCTGGTCCCCCAGGAACCAGCCAACAGGAGCCCTGAGGCAGACCCTCCAGCTCCCCCTGCCTTGGAGTCAG ACAACCCCTCCCAACCTGAGACCAGCCTCCCTGGCGTTTCTGCCCAGCCCATTTCAGACTCAGACCCAGACCCACGGGCCCTGCTGTCATCCCGACAGAGAGAGTACAAAGTGGCTGCCCTCAGTGCCAAGCGGGCTGGCGAGCTAGACCGTGCGCGAGAGCTCATGAGGATTGGGAAG AGATTCGGTGCTGTCCTGGAGGCCCTGGAGAAGGGGCAGCCCGTGGATCTGAGTGCCATGCCTCCGGCACCTGAGG ATCTGAAGCCCCGGCAGCCGTCTCAGGCTCCCACAGCACCCTCAGTCATTCCCCCAGCTGTGGAGCGAGTGCAGCCAGTGATGGCCCCTGACATCCCAGCAACCCCAG tGGCCCCTACAGAGTCACAGACAGTGCTGGATGCCCTGCAGCAAAGGCTGAACAAGTACCGCGAGGCAGGCATCCAGGCCCGGAGTGGTGGGGATGAGCGCAAGGCTCGGATGCATGAGCGCATTGCCAAG CAATATCAAGATGCTATTCGAGCACACCGAGCAGGACGGAAAGTCAACTTTGCTGAGTTGCCTGTTCCTCCAG GATTTCCCCCTATCCCTGGCCTGGAGCCCACTATGGGTGTTGAAGAGGACTCAGTGGCAGCGACATTGGCAGCTGCAGAGAAACTGGCCTCCGCAGAGGATACAGGCCCAGCTGATGAAGACGAGGACGAG GGTGAGCCCCCAGCACAGGCCCCAGTGGCCAAGAAACCTGCACGGCCCGCGGTCCCTTCATCTCAGCCCCTGCCTGAGCCCAAGGCCTCAAGTTCTAAGGAGTCACCTAGTCCATCTG TGCGGGAGCAGCTGGCACTGCTGGAGGCACGGAAACTGCAGTACCAGCGGGCAGCCCTACAGGCCAAGCGAAGCCAGGACCTGGAGCAGGCCAAAGCCCATCTGCGGGTGGCCAAATGTCTTGAGGCTCAGATCATCCAGGCCCGAGCTGGCAGACCTGTTGATCTGTCCAAG GTGCCTTCACCCTTGACGGATGAGGAGGGTGACTTCATCCTCATCCACCACGAGGACCTGCGACTCtcccagaaggtggaggaggtGTATGCCCAGCTGCAAAAAATGCTTCTGGAGCAACAAGAG AAGTGCCTCCTGTTCTCCAAGCAGTTCATGCACCAGGGCAACGTGGCTGAGACCACCCG ATTTGAGAAGCTTGCTCAGGACCGCAGGAAACAGCTGGAGATCCTGCAGCTGGCCCAGGCTCAGGGCCTCGACCCTCCCAGCCACCACTTTGAGTTGAAGACATTCCAGACTGTGAG GATCTTCTCCGAACTCAACAGCACAGAAATGCATCTGATCATTGTCCGGGGAATGAACCTCCCAGCCCCTCCAG gGGTGACTCCGGATGACCTGGATGCTTTTGTGCGGTTTGAGTTTCACTATCCTAACTCG GACCAagctcaaaaaagcaaaacagctgTGGTGAAGAACACAAATTCTCCAG AATTTGATCAACTCTTCAAACTAAACATCAACCGAAACCACCGGGGCTTCAAGAGGGTGATCCAGAGCAAAGGCATCAAGTTTGAGATTTTCCACAAAGG GTCCTTCTTCAGAAGCGACAAACTGGTTGGCACAGCACACCTGAAACTGGAGCGGCTGGAGAATGAGTGTGAGATCAGAGAAATTGTGGAG GTCCTGGATGGAAGGAAGCCCACCGGGGGGAAGCTGGAAGTGAAG CCGATGGCCAGCACCAGGAGAGGAGTCAGGCCGCGACTGTGCAGGAGTTGA
- the CC2D1B gene encoding coiled-coil and C2 domain-containing protein 1B isoform X2, with amino-acid sequence MPGPRPRKGPQARGQGVAAAKQMGLFMEFGPEDMLLGIDEAEDDEDLEAELLALTGEAQTTGKKPAPKGQAPLPMAHIEKLAADCMRDVEEEEEEEGLEEDAELLTELQEVLGVDEETEPLDGNEAAGPGGSEEEKGLEDTEPPVQTAVLTASAPAAQAGASQGLHTLLEERIRNYQEAAASAKEAGEAAKARRCERGLKTLESQLAAVRRGRKINEDEIPPPVALGKRPLVPQEPANRSPEADPPAPPALESDNPSQPETSLPGVSAQPISDSDPDPRALLSSRQREYKVAALSAKRAGELDRARELMRIGKRFGAVLEALEKGQPVDLSAMPPAPEDLKPRQPSQAPTAPSVIPPAVERVQPVMAPDIPATPVAPTESQTVLDALQQRLNKYREAGIQARSGGDERKARMHERIAKQYQDAIRAHRAGRKVNFAELPVPPGFPPIPGLEPTMGVEEDSVAATLAAAEKLASAEDTGPADEDEDEGEPPAQAPVAKKPARPAVPSSQPLPEPKASSSKESPSPSVREQLALLEARKLQYQRAALQAKRSQDLEQAKAHLRVAKCLEAQIIQARAGRPVDLSKVPSPLTDEEGDFILIHHEDLRLSQKVEEVYAQLQKMLLEQQEKCLLFSKQFMHQGNVAETTRFEKLAQDRRKQLEILQLAQAQGLDPPSHHFELKTFQTVRIFSELNSTEMHLIIVRGMNLPAPPGVTPDDLDAFVRFEFHYPNSDQAQKSKTAVVKNTNSPEFDQLFKLNINRNHRGFKRVIQSKGIKFEIFHKGSFFRSDKLVGTAHLKLERLENECEIREIVEVLDGRKPTGGKLEVKVRLREPLSGQDVQMVTENWLVLEPRGL; translated from the exons ATGCCAGGGCCAAGACCTCGGAAGGGCCCTCAGGCCAGAGGCCAAGGGGTGGCCGCTGCCAAGCAG ATGGGGCTGTTTATGGAGTTTGGCCCTGAGGACATGCTGCTGGGCATAGATGAGGCTGAAGATGATGAGGACCTGGAGGCTGAGCTGTTGGCTCTCACAGGGGAAGCACAAACTACAGGCAAGAAGCCAGCACCCAAGGGGCAGG CCCCCCTGCCCATGGCCCACATCGAGAAGTTGGCAGCAGACTGTATGCGggatgtggaggaggaggaggaggaggaagggctggAGGAAGATGCAGAGCTGCTG ACGGAGCTGCAGGAGGTCTTAGGTGTGGACGAGGAGACTGAGCCCCTGGATGGTAATGAGGCAGCTGGCCCAGGCGGCTCTGAGGAGGAGAAGGGCCTAGAAGACACTGAACCTCCAGTGCAGACAGCTGTCCTGACAGCTTCAGCCCCAGCAGCTCAG GCCGGAGCATCTCAGGGGCTACACACTTTGCTGGAGGAACGAATTCGCAACTACCAAGAGGCTGCGGCCAGCGCCAAAGAGGCAGGCGAAGCCGCCAAAGCTAGGCGCTGTGAGCGCGGCCTGAAG ACCTTGGAGTCGCAGCTAGCCGCTGTGAGGAGAGGCAGAAAGATCAATGAGGATGAGATCCCACCTCCAGTGGCCTTAGGAAAGCGGCCCCTGGTCCCCCAGGAACCAGCCAACAGGAGCCCTGAGGCAGACCCTCCAGCTCCCCCTGCCTTGGAGTCAG ACAACCCCTCCCAACCTGAGACCAGCCTCCCTGGCGTTTCTGCCCAGCCCATTTCAGACTCAGACCCAGACCCACGGGCCCTGCTGTCATCCCGACAGAGAGAGTACAAAGTGGCTGCCCTCAGTGCCAAGCGGGCTGGCGAGCTAGACCGTGCGCGAGAGCTCATGAGGATTGGGAAG AGATTCGGTGCTGTCCTGGAGGCCCTGGAGAAGGGGCAGCCCGTGGATCTGAGTGCCATGCCTCCGGCACCTGAGG ATCTGAAGCCCCGGCAGCCGTCTCAGGCTCCCACAGCACCCTCAGTCATTCCCCCAGCTGTGGAGCGAGTGCAGCCAGTGATGGCCCCTGACATCCCAGCAACCCCAG tGGCCCCTACAGAGTCACAGACAGTGCTGGATGCCCTGCAGCAAAGGCTGAACAAGTACCGCGAGGCAGGCATCCAGGCCCGGAGTGGTGGGGATGAGCGCAAGGCTCGGATGCATGAGCGCATTGCCAAG CAATATCAAGATGCTATTCGAGCACACCGAGCAGGACGGAAAGTCAACTTTGCTGAGTTGCCTGTTCCTCCAG GATTTCCCCCTATCCCTGGCCTGGAGCCCACTATGGGTGTTGAAGAGGACTCAGTGGCAGCGACATTGGCAGCTGCAGAGAAACTGGCCTCCGCAGAGGATACAGGCCCAGCTGATGAAGACGAGGACGAG GGTGAGCCCCCAGCACAGGCCCCAGTGGCCAAGAAACCTGCACGGCCCGCGGTCCCTTCATCTCAGCCCCTGCCTGAGCCCAAGGCCTCAAGTTCTAAGGAGTCACCTAGTCCATCTG TGCGGGAGCAGCTGGCACTGCTGGAGGCACGGAAACTGCAGTACCAGCGGGCAGCCCTACAGGCCAAGCGAAGCCAGGACCTGGAGCAGGCCAAAGCCCATCTGCGGGTGGCCAAATGTCTTGAGGCTCAGATCATCCAGGCCCGAGCTGGCAGACCTGTTGATCTGTCCAAG GTGCCTTCACCCTTGACGGATGAGGAGGGTGACTTCATCCTCATCCACCACGAGGACCTGCGACTCtcccagaaggtggaggaggtGTATGCCCAGCTGCAAAAAATGCTTCTGGAGCAACAAGAG AAGTGCCTCCTGTTCTCCAAGCAGTTCATGCACCAGGGCAACGTGGCTGAGACCACCCG ATTTGAGAAGCTTGCTCAGGACCGCAGGAAACAGCTGGAGATCCTGCAGCTGGCCCAGGCTCAGGGCCTCGACCCTCCCAGCCACCACTTTGAGTTGAAGACATTCCAGACTGTGAG GATCTTCTCCGAACTCAACAGCACAGAAATGCATCTGATCATTGTCCGGGGAATGAACCTCCCAGCCCCTCCAG gGGTGACTCCGGATGACCTGGATGCTTTTGTGCGGTTTGAGTTTCACTATCCTAACTCG GACCAagctcaaaaaagcaaaacagctgTGGTGAAGAACACAAATTCTCCAG AATTTGATCAACTCTTCAAACTAAACATCAACCGAAACCACCGGGGCTTCAAGAGGGTGATCCAGAGCAAAGGCATCAAGTTTGAGATTTTCCACAAAGG GTCCTTCTTCAGAAGCGACAAACTGGTTGGCACAGCACACCTGAAACTGGAGCGGCTGGAGAATGAGTGTGAGATCAGAGAAATTGTGGAG GTCCTGGATGGAAGGAAGCCCACCGGGGGGAAGCTGGAAGTGAAGGTGAGGCTGCGGGAGCCTCTGAGTGGCCAGGATGTGCAGATGGTCACGGAGAACTGGCTGGTTCTGGAGCCCAGGGGCTTGTGA
- the CC2D1B gene encoding coiled-coil and C2 domain-containing protein 1B isoform X1 produces MPGPRPRKGPQARGQGVAAAKQMGLFMEFGPEDMLLGIDEAEDDEDLEAELLALTGEAQTTGKKPAPKGQAPLPMAHIEKLAADCMRDVEEEEEEEGLEEDAELLTELQEVLGVDEETEPLDGNEAAGPGGSEEEKGLEDTEPPVQTAVLTASAPAAQAGASQGLHTLLEERIRNYQEAAASAKEAGEAAKARRCERGLKTLESQLAAVRRGRKINEDEIPPPVALGKRPLVPQEPANRSPEADPPAPPALESDNPSQPETSLPGVSAQPISDSDPDPRALLSSRQREYKVAALSAKRAGELDRARELMRIGKRFGAVLEALEKGQPVDLSAMPPAPEDLKPRQPSQAPTAPSVIPPAVERVQPVMAPDIPATPVAPTESQTVLDALQQRLNKYREAGIQARSGGDERKARMHERIAKQYQDAIRAHRAGRKVNFAELPVPPGFPPIPGLEPTMGVEEDSVAATLAAAEKLASAEDTGPADEDEDEGEPPAQAPVAKKPARPAVPSSQPLPEPKASSSKESPSPSVREQLALLEARKLQYQRAALQAKRSQDLEQAKAHLRVAKCLEAQIIQARAGRPVDLSKVPSPLTDEEGDFILIHHEDLRLSQKVEEVYAQLQKMLLEQQEKCLLFSKQFMHQGNVAETTRFEKLAQDRRKQLEILQLAQAQGLDPPSHHFELKTFQTVRIFSELNSTEMHLIIVRGMNLPAPPGVTPDDLDAFVRFEFHYPNSDQAQKSKTAVVKNTNSPEFDQLFKLNINRNHRGFKRVIQSKGIKFEIFHKGSFFRSDKLVGTAHLKLERLENECEIREIVEVGTGVWASQRGWYDKSRYALNTTPCCRFLCSLLNLKFSTSVLRVGGILISQMERFRRSEKSHRGTQQKAASLFP; encoded by the exons ATGCCAGGGCCAAGACCTCGGAAGGGCCCTCAGGCCAGAGGCCAAGGGGTGGCCGCTGCCAAGCAG ATGGGGCTGTTTATGGAGTTTGGCCCTGAGGACATGCTGCTGGGCATAGATGAGGCTGAAGATGATGAGGACCTGGAGGCTGAGCTGTTGGCTCTCACAGGGGAAGCACAAACTACAGGCAAGAAGCCAGCACCCAAGGGGCAGG CCCCCCTGCCCATGGCCCACATCGAGAAGTTGGCAGCAGACTGTATGCGggatgtggaggaggaggaggaggaggaagggctggAGGAAGATGCAGAGCTGCTG ACGGAGCTGCAGGAGGTCTTAGGTGTGGACGAGGAGACTGAGCCCCTGGATGGTAATGAGGCAGCTGGCCCAGGCGGCTCTGAGGAGGAGAAGGGCCTAGAAGACACTGAACCTCCAGTGCAGACAGCTGTCCTGACAGCTTCAGCCCCAGCAGCTCAG GCCGGAGCATCTCAGGGGCTACACACTTTGCTGGAGGAACGAATTCGCAACTACCAAGAGGCTGCGGCCAGCGCCAAAGAGGCAGGCGAAGCCGCCAAAGCTAGGCGCTGTGAGCGCGGCCTGAAG ACCTTGGAGTCGCAGCTAGCCGCTGTGAGGAGAGGCAGAAAGATCAATGAGGATGAGATCCCACCTCCAGTGGCCTTAGGAAAGCGGCCCCTGGTCCCCCAGGAACCAGCCAACAGGAGCCCTGAGGCAGACCCTCCAGCTCCCCCTGCCTTGGAGTCAG ACAACCCCTCCCAACCTGAGACCAGCCTCCCTGGCGTTTCTGCCCAGCCCATTTCAGACTCAGACCCAGACCCACGGGCCCTGCTGTCATCCCGACAGAGAGAGTACAAAGTGGCTGCCCTCAGTGCCAAGCGGGCTGGCGAGCTAGACCGTGCGCGAGAGCTCATGAGGATTGGGAAG AGATTCGGTGCTGTCCTGGAGGCCCTGGAGAAGGGGCAGCCCGTGGATCTGAGTGCCATGCCTCCGGCACCTGAGG ATCTGAAGCCCCGGCAGCCGTCTCAGGCTCCCACAGCACCCTCAGTCATTCCCCCAGCTGTGGAGCGAGTGCAGCCAGTGATGGCCCCTGACATCCCAGCAACCCCAG tGGCCCCTACAGAGTCACAGACAGTGCTGGATGCCCTGCAGCAAAGGCTGAACAAGTACCGCGAGGCAGGCATCCAGGCCCGGAGTGGTGGGGATGAGCGCAAGGCTCGGATGCATGAGCGCATTGCCAAG CAATATCAAGATGCTATTCGAGCACACCGAGCAGGACGGAAAGTCAACTTTGCTGAGTTGCCTGTTCCTCCAG GATTTCCCCCTATCCCTGGCCTGGAGCCCACTATGGGTGTTGAAGAGGACTCAGTGGCAGCGACATTGGCAGCTGCAGAGAAACTGGCCTCCGCAGAGGATACAGGCCCAGCTGATGAAGACGAGGACGAG GGTGAGCCCCCAGCACAGGCCCCAGTGGCCAAGAAACCTGCACGGCCCGCGGTCCCTTCATCTCAGCCCCTGCCTGAGCCCAAGGCCTCAAGTTCTAAGGAGTCACCTAGTCCATCTG TGCGGGAGCAGCTGGCACTGCTGGAGGCACGGAAACTGCAGTACCAGCGGGCAGCCCTACAGGCCAAGCGAAGCCAGGACCTGGAGCAGGCCAAAGCCCATCTGCGGGTGGCCAAATGTCTTGAGGCTCAGATCATCCAGGCCCGAGCTGGCAGACCTGTTGATCTGTCCAAG GTGCCTTCACCCTTGACGGATGAGGAGGGTGACTTCATCCTCATCCACCACGAGGACCTGCGACTCtcccagaaggtggaggaggtGTATGCCCAGCTGCAAAAAATGCTTCTGGAGCAACAAGAG AAGTGCCTCCTGTTCTCCAAGCAGTTCATGCACCAGGGCAACGTGGCTGAGACCACCCG ATTTGAGAAGCTTGCTCAGGACCGCAGGAAACAGCTGGAGATCCTGCAGCTGGCCCAGGCTCAGGGCCTCGACCCTCCCAGCCACCACTTTGAGTTGAAGACATTCCAGACTGTGAG GATCTTCTCCGAACTCAACAGCACAGAAATGCATCTGATCATTGTCCGGGGAATGAACCTCCCAGCCCCTCCAG gGGTGACTCCGGATGACCTGGATGCTTTTGTGCGGTTTGAGTTTCACTATCCTAACTCG GACCAagctcaaaaaagcaaaacagctgTGGTGAAGAACACAAATTCTCCAG AATTTGATCAACTCTTCAAACTAAACATCAACCGAAACCACCGGGGCTTCAAGAGGGTGATCCAGAGCAAAGGCATCAAGTTTGAGATTTTCCACAAAGG GTCCTTCTTCAGAAGCGACAAACTGGTTGGCACAGCACACCTGAAACTGGAGCGGCTGGAGAATGAGTGTGAGATCAGAGAAATTGTGGAGGTAGGGACTGGGGTGTGGGCAAGCCAAAGGGGTTGGTACGACAAGAGCCGGTATGCACTGAACACCACACCTTGTTGTAGGTTTTTGTGCTCATTACTTAATTTGAAATTCTCCACAAGTGTGCTTAGAGTAGGTGgaatcctcatttcacagatggagaggTTCAGAAGGTCTGAGAAATCTCATAGAGGGACCCAGCAGAAGGCAGCCTCCTTGTTTCCATGA